A genomic window from Ruminiclostridium cellulolyticum H10 includes:
- the ytxC gene encoding putative sporulation protein YtxC, whose translation MQYQYLSIGVNDSAENVIQHIDNELQQLKEKRINYSIKVVDIEGATSVLCNLEEEGRFSKKASQYELLKYHISNALADYIIQQYEERLLTRIINSNYGYFNSTDKREILEICKKIIRNDDKVFFNTLFQIRRRNLIVKKLLEYFESSNSIILDGFVNFRLKDYNKELEEIIDNGVDDFLIEREYKEFIRLLKYFVEIQDSKFNVVHVVMEYDDNYMLLDDKKHEITNECIQEFVTELSEADISHDDLLVSSLITLAPRNIIVHNWERFKNKKLLDTIKNVFSGKVVLCSGCDICSIAMVKTDIKE comes from the coding sequence ATGCAGTATCAATACCTCTCAATAGGAGTTAATGATAGCGCAGAAAACGTTATACAGCATATAGACAATGAACTTCAGCAGTTAAAGGAAAAAAGGATTAATTACTCAATTAAAGTGGTTGATATTGAAGGTGCAACTTCCGTCCTATGTAATTTGGAGGAGGAGGGACGCTTTTCAAAAAAAGCCAGTCAGTATGAGTTGTTAAAATACCATATATCCAATGCACTTGCAGATTATATAATACAACAGTACGAGGAACGGCTTCTGACCCGGATAATAAACAGCAATTATGGATACTTTAATTCCACAGATAAACGGGAAATATTGGAAATATGTAAAAAGATAATAAGAAATGATGACAAGGTTTTTTTTAATACACTTTTTCAAATACGAAGAAGAAATCTTATTGTAAAGAAGTTATTAGAATACTTCGAAAGCTCTAATAGTATTATACTGGATGGATTTGTTAATTTCAGATTAAAGGATTACAACAAAGAGCTGGAAGAAATTATTGATAATGGCGTTGATGATTTTTTAATTGAACGTGAATACAAGGAGTTTATAAGGCTTTTGAAATATTTTGTTGAAATACAGGATTCCAAATTCAATGTTGTTCATGTTGTTATGGAGTATGACGATAATTACATGCTTCTGGATGACAAGAAGCATGAAATAACCAATGAATGTATTCAGGAATTTGTAACTGAGCTGTCTGAGGCGGATATAAGCCATGACGATCTTTTGGTCAGTTCTTTGATAACACTGGCTCCTAGAAATATAATAGTTCATAACTGGGAGAGATTTAAAAATAAGAAGCTTCTTGATACTATAAAAAACGTTTTTTCAGGAAAAGTCGTTTTATGCAGCGGGTGCGACATATGCTCAATTGCTATGGTAAAAACAGACATTAAAGAATAA
- a CDS encoding DNRLRE domain-containing protein: MSTVVVDIPSTTFVSSAQPGMNFSVYPTIYAGTDGQYQNCISLMQIVLPSLPVNFVDSAVLQLAVIAKSGTNPSPVLVNTVMEPYNRTSVTYDTRPAYTPTSSQINVTTADLYKTVEIDITSLVNSWLNGTVANNGLALTNSDGNTVVQFGTDNISWEPYFPKLLLTYSGTHGGNSATCFCYSQLAHVIQQIIMFYPASTITVFTKGLTASSITGTPHQLFSSSVSSNGALFIVMDSGQQQVIPVNSITAIYTGDGTVYNPSFDYLPAPTFPVGCDTDLVTAYYEYLNDKTDIDIYTGSNIHATGTIYKNECGIIVLSDGSGNTPVFIPVLPITALIPSTSPSLAKVNSDKSQVSIIVETSAQQVKPK, translated from the coding sequence ATGTCAACCGTTGTAGTGGATATCCCGAGCACGACATTTGTATCTTCTGCACAGCCGGGTATGAATTTTTCTGTGTATCCAACCATCTATGCAGGTACCGATGGACAGTATCAAAATTGTATAAGTTTAATGCAAATAGTATTACCATCATTACCCGTTAATTTTGTTGACAGTGCTGTTCTTCAGCTGGCTGTTATAGCAAAAAGCGGAACTAATCCCAGCCCTGTTTTAGTAAATACAGTAATGGAACCATATAACAGAACTAGTGTGACCTATGATACACGGCCGGCTTATACGCCAACTTCTTCACAGATTAATGTAACTACAGCAGATCTTTACAAAACAGTTGAAATTGACATAACATCTCTGGTGAACAGCTGGCTTAACGGAACCGTTGCAAACAACGGCTTAGCCTTAACCAATTCTGATGGAAATACAGTTGTACAATTTGGTACAGATAATATCTCATGGGAGCCGTATTTTCCGAAGCTACTTCTTACATACTCAGGAACACACGGAGGAAATTCAGCAACCTGCTTCTGCTATTCCCAGTTGGCACACGTTATTCAGCAGATTATAATGTTTTATCCGGCAAGCACCATAACTGTTTTTACAAAAGGCTTAACTGCTTCATCTATAACCGGTACGCCACACCAGCTGTTTTCTTCTTCGGTTAGTTCAAATGGAGCTTTATTTATTGTCATGGACAGCGGGCAGCAGCAGGTAATCCCGGTTAACTCAATAACAGCAATATATACAGGCGATGGTACGGTATACAATCCCTCTTTCGATTATCTGCCGGCGCCGACTTTCCCTGTGGGCTGTGATACTGATCTCGTAACGGCATACTACGAATACTTAAACGATAAGACTGATATTGACATATATACGGGCTCAAACATACATGCTACAGGGACAATATATAAGAATGAATGTGGAATCATAGTATTATCGGATGGTAGCGGAAATACACCTGTATTTATCCCTGTTCTGCCTATAACTGCTTTAATTCCTTCAACTAGCCCGTCCTTAGCCAAGGTGAACAGCGATAAAAGTCAGGTATCTATTATTGTAGAAACCTCTGCACAGCAAGTAAAACCAAAATAA
- a CDS encoding alpha/beta-type small acid-soluble spore protein, which translates to MSNNRSNNRPSGFENLKYEIASQVGVDLKEGYNGDLPSREAGKVGGNITKRVFQVYRDQHQNQ; encoded by the coding sequence ATGTCTAATAACAGAAGTAATAACAGACCGTCAGGATTTGAAAACTTAAAATACGAAATAGCTTCTCAGGTCGGCGTAGACCTAAAAGAAGGCTATAATGGTGATTTACCTTCAAGAGAAGCTGGTAAAGTCGGTGGAAATATAACTAAAAGAGTATTCCAGGTATACAGGGATCAACACCAGAATCAGTAA
- a CDS encoding iron-containing alcohol dehydrogenase: MLNFDMHIPTRIIFGRDAQKEIGSLIKPYTKKALLHYGGNSIKNSGLYDQVVASLKENNIEFVELGGVVPNPRLALAEEGAALCKKEGVDLILAVGGGSVIDSAKAIALGACNDEIWKFYEEGGEIKSALPVATILTIPAAGSESSPHSVITNEEKQIKKGYGSNLLKPILSIVNPELFFTLPKNQISNGVADMMSHIFERYFTNTKNTDLTDGLCETTLKTIMKNALIVSKNPQNYDAWCQVGFGGTMAHNDILGLGREQDWACHDMEHELSAIYDIAHGAGLAILTPAWMQYVYKTNINMFVQFAVNVMGVESSYRDLDAIVMEGIARLREFYKKMGLPSTLTEVGIEESKFELMARKATGEAYGKEHSIGGLKKLYWQDVLEIYKLAK, from the coding sequence ATGCTAAACTTTGATATGCACATACCGACTCGTATAATTTTTGGCAGGGATGCCCAAAAAGAAATAGGCAGTTTGATAAAGCCGTATACAAAAAAGGCACTTTTGCATTACGGCGGAAACAGTATTAAGAATAGCGGATTATATGACCAGGTGGTCGCTTCTCTAAAGGAAAATAACATAGAATTTGTTGAACTTGGGGGCGTAGTTCCCAATCCCCGTCTGGCCTTAGCCGAAGAAGGGGCTGCACTCTGCAAAAAAGAAGGAGTCGACCTTATACTTGCAGTAGGCGGCGGAAGTGTAATAGATTCAGCAAAGGCAATAGCATTAGGTGCATGTAATGATGAAATCTGGAAGTTTTACGAAGAAGGCGGTGAGATTAAATCTGCACTGCCTGTTGCAACTATCCTAACTATACCTGCGGCAGGAAGTGAATCCAGCCCTCATAGCGTAATTACCAACGAAGAAAAACAGATTAAAAAGGGTTATGGTAGCAATCTACTTAAACCTATTCTGAGCATAGTAAACCCGGAATTGTTTTTTACACTTCCCAAGAACCAAATCTCTAATGGTGTAGCAGATATGATGAGCCATATTTTTGAGAGATACTTTACAAATACCAAGAATACAGACCTTACAGACGGCTTGTGCGAGACGACACTTAAAACCATTATGAAAAATGCACTTATCGTTTCAAAGAATCCTCAAAATTACGATGCTTGGTGTCAGGTTGGATTTGGTGGCACTATGGCACATAACGACATACTGGGGCTCGGAAGAGAACAGGATTGGGCTTGCCACGATATGGAGCATGAGCTCAGTGCCATTTATGATATTGCACATGGGGCGGGCCTTGCGATATTAACTCCTGCATGGATGCAGTATGTATATAAGACCAACATTAATATGTTTGTGCAGTTTGCAGTTAACGTAATGGGAGTAGAGAGCAGTTATCGTGACCTTGATGCCATTGTGATGGAGGGAATAGCAAGACTCCGTGAATTTTATAAAAAGATGGGACTTCCGTCCACTCTCACAGAAGTTGGCATAGAAGAGAGTAAGTTTGAGCTTATGGCCAGAAAAGCAACCGGTGAGGCATATGGAAAAGAACATTCAATTGGAGGACTCAAAAAACTATACTGGCAAGATGTCCTTGAAATATACAAGCTTGCGAAGTAA
- a CDS encoding phosphatase PAP2 family protein, protein MLSAIQHIDIFILNLIQNNLHSPFMDKLMPAITFLGNGGAIWVIIALLLVVSKKHRVTGIMVIGALIICLIIGNFTLKPIIARARPCWVNTNIQLLVSSPRDYSFPSGHTMSSFAVATVLFLRNRRYGLWALLLAALISFSRLYLYVHYPSDVAAGLVLGVAASCLSLKAIPAIINSSVKIQKTRR, encoded by the coding sequence ATGCTTTCAGCTATTCAACATATAGACATTTTTATATTAAACTTAATTCAAAACAATCTTCACTCACCTTTTATGGATAAACTTATGCCGGCAATTACCTTTCTGGGAAACGGCGGTGCGATCTGGGTTATTATTGCTCTTTTACTGGTTGTATCAAAGAAGCACAGGGTTACAGGCATTATGGTAATAGGTGCGTTGATAATCTGTCTCATTATAGGTAATTTTACTTTAAAACCTATTATTGCAAGGGCACGCCCCTGTTGGGTAAATACAAACATTCAATTACTTGTGTCCTCCCCACGGGATTATTCTTTCCCGTCCGGGCATACCATGTCCTCCTTTGCAGTCGCTACAGTTCTTTTTTTAAGAAACAGACGTTATGGTCTATGGGCCTTACTCTTGGCAGCTTTGATATCATTTTCAAGGCTATATCTCTATGTCCATTATCCTTCAGATGTGGCAGCTGGGTTGGTTCTTGGAGTAGCGGCTTCATGTTTGTCGTTAAAGGCCATACCTGCTATTATAAATAGTTCCGTCAAAATACAAAAAACCCGGCGATAA
- a CDS encoding Asp23/Gls24 family envelope stress response protein: protein MKVIGFIGPSGTGKSHRASWVARERGTDFIIDDGLLIKGNQIIAGVSAKKESTKIASIKRALFIDKKHTEDVAKALVRYNAQSLLILGTSDGMVETIAERIGIGPLDEKVYITDVASEYEIKQALATRREQGKHVIPVPTFEIKKDFSGYFLDPLQIFRRKGKGSYQLVGEKSVVRPTFSYMGNYTISDYTIYQIVEYVTSNIPGVSKISRFRAENRPDGIYIEMDLILIYGYTIKPLLREIQEKVSEQIKHLTALNIQRMNVVAKSLVVENKK from the coding sequence TTGAAAGTAATAGGATTTATAGGCCCGAGTGGGACAGGCAAGAGTCACAGAGCTTCCTGGGTTGCCAGAGAACGTGGGACTGATTTTATTATAGATGATGGGCTGCTTATAAAGGGAAACCAGATTATTGCAGGGGTTTCAGCAAAAAAGGAAAGTACTAAGATTGCCTCTATTAAAAGGGCTTTATTTATAGACAAAAAGCATACGGAAGATGTTGCAAAAGCACTTGTCCGATACAATGCACAATCACTTCTCATTCTGGGAACCTCCGACGGGATGGTGGAGACCATAGCTGAAAGGATTGGGATAGGCCCTCTAGATGAGAAAGTATATATTACTGATGTTGCCAGCGAATACGAAATAAAACAGGCTCTGGCTACCAGACGAGAACAGGGAAAACATGTCATACCTGTACCGACATTTGAAATCAAGAAGGATTTCTCGGGTTATTTTCTAGATCCGCTCCAAATATTCAGACGAAAAGGGAAGGGCAGCTACCAGCTGGTAGGAGAAAAATCTGTTGTCCGCCCTACGTTCAGTTATATGGGAAATTATACCATTTCGGACTATACAATTTATCAGATAGTTGAGTATGTAACTTCAAATATTCCTGGGGTATCAAAGATATCCAGATTTAGGGCAGAGAACAGGCCGGACGGAATATATATCGAGATGGATCTTATTCTGATTTATGGTTATACGATTAAGCCTCTTTTAAGGGAAATCCAGGAAAAAGTGAGTGAGCAGATAAAACATCTGACTGCGCTTAATATCCAGAGAATGAATGTAGTGGCTAAAAGCCTTGTAGTTGAGAATAAGAAATAA
- a CDS encoding AI-2E family transporter — MTDLKSIFSKKITRRILILAAFALLIYLLRGMANMFLLTFIFAYLGYTAQSYVFRRTKIINSRVLKAIIITFYLVAVTLAVLLLYRYIPVIISEFKTLINQATTFYNMTYENETLNYFISLSKEIKISSYIQDNFEVLYKSISNIGKLGFDFVMAIVLSLFFILEKNRIVRFTSGFKNSKRSIVYDELSFFGRKFVQSFGKVIQTQITISFINAILSMIMLYILKFPQIFGLGFMIFILGLVPVAGVVISLVPLAMIAFRIGGPTMIVYVLVLVTILHALESYILNPKLMSHKTKLPVFYTFVVLIVSEHILGIWGLIIGIPIFIFILDVLEVKNPDVPVSSD; from the coding sequence ATGACAGACTTGAAATCAATATTTTCTAAAAAAATAACAAGGAGAATACTAATCCTTGCTGCATTCGCACTACTGATATATCTCTTGCGGGGTATGGCAAACATGTTTCTGCTGACCTTTATATTTGCTTATCTAGGCTATACCGCACAGAGCTACGTTTTCAGACGAACAAAAATCATAAATTCAAGAGTTCTCAAGGCAATAATAATAACTTTTTACCTTGTGGCTGTAACACTGGCAGTTCTACTACTCTACAGGTATATTCCCGTAATAATATCTGAGTTTAAAACCCTTATAAACCAGGCAACAACCTTTTATAACATGACTTACGAAAACGAAACGCTGAACTACTTTATTTCCTTATCTAAAGAAATTAAGATTTCCTCCTATATACAGGATAATTTTGAGGTTCTTTACAAATCAATATCAAATATAGGCAAGCTAGGTTTTGATTTTGTTATGGCGATTGTGTTAAGCCTTTTCTTCATACTCGAAAAAAACAGAATTGTAAGATTTACATCCGGTTTTAAAAACAGTAAGCGGTCTATAGTTTATGATGAACTTTCATTCTTTGGACGGAAATTTGTTCAGTCCTTCGGAAAAGTTATCCAGACCCAAATAACTATTTCATTTATAAATGCGATTTTGTCAATGATTATGCTTTATATACTCAAGTTTCCGCAAATTTTCGGACTTGGATTTATGATTTTCATACTTGGCCTCGTACCTGTGGCAGGTGTTGTAATCTCCCTAGTTCCTCTAGCAATGATAGCCTTTAGAATTGGCGGTCCAACAATGATAGTTTATGTTCTGGTTCTGGTTACAATTCTTCACGCTCTTGAAAGCTATATACTTAACCCAAAGCTAATGTCACATAAAACTAAACTTCCTGTTTTCTACACATTTGTGGTATTAATTGTTTCAGAGCATATACTTGGAATCTGGGGGCTTATTATAGGTATACCCATTTTCATATTTATCCTTGATGTTCTTGAAGTTAAAAATCCTGATGTACCTGTATCATCCGATTAA
- a CDS encoding ABC transporter substrate-binding protein, with the protein MKRRLLSLIIAVILSVCMLTGCKREEASPKSSAKSTASKTSKTSKVTSANINIFVNNPEYVDAINEYIKEYKKNKPNITVNLKTVQSDYSQLLKMKIKSGDMPDVFTTSAGSEIKEYAKYSYDLTGQPLVKAMTDEVRMNMSYKGKVYGFPIKENVYGLVYNKDLFDKNKIPVPKTLVELEAAAQKLKSKGIQPFSTGYNEFWVFRDVFIHFLDASQPDDVEGLVKSLSSGKAKFETYPLINDNFFKFIDLTVKYGDIKPLETDLSAELADFAMGKAAMIIGQGSWAEADILKINPKIKLGVTGYPVDDKTSNAFIVAGTEQATRIYKDSPALAEVLDLYNWLFTSDYGKKWFSKVAKVMPPINGGDMSKMQIAKEFETSKKENRVGDMYVNYVTDDFHQKFGEIMQGYIAKTFTKEQAVKEIENSFKKTNKEK; encoded by the coding sequence ATGAAAAGAAGACTGTTATCTTTAATAATAGCTGTTATTTTGTCTGTATGTATGCTTACAGGATGTAAAAGGGAAGAAGCTTCACCGAAGTCTTCCGCAAAAAGCACTGCTTCTAAAACTTCAAAGACCTCAAAGGTAACCTCTGCAAATATCAACATTTTTGTTAACAACCCGGAGTATGTTGACGCAATAAATGAATATATTAAGGAATATAAAAAGAACAAACCAAACATAACTGTTAATCTGAAAACAGTTCAATCGGATTATTCTCAATTGCTTAAAATGAAAATTAAGTCAGGAGATATGCCTGATGTCTTTACAACTTCTGCAGGCAGTGAAATCAAGGAGTATGCTAAATACTCCTATGACCTTACAGGGCAACCTCTTGTAAAAGCTATGACTGACGAAGTCAGAATGAATATGTCATATAAAGGTAAGGTTTATGGATTCCCTATCAAGGAAAATGTATATGGCTTGGTATACAACAAGGATTTGTTTGATAAGAACAAGATACCTGTACCAAAAACATTGGTTGAGCTTGAAGCTGCGGCTCAGAAACTAAAATCTAAGGGTATACAGCCCTTTTCAACAGGTTATAACGAATTTTGGGTATTCAGGGATGTTTTTATTCATTTTTTAGATGCATCCCAGCCGGACGATGTTGAAGGGCTTGTCAAGAGTCTTTCGTCAGGAAAAGCAAAATTTGAAACATACCCCCTTATTAACGATAATTTCTTTAAATTTATTGATCTGACAGTAAAGTACGGTGATATAAAACCACTTGAAACGGATCTCTCTGCAGAACTTGCCGACTTTGCAATGGGAAAGGCGGCTATGATTATAGGACAGGGCTCATGGGCTGAGGCTGATATTCTAAAAATTAATCCCAAAATAAAGCTTGGAGTTACAGGGTACCCGGTAGACGATAAAACCTCAAATGCATTTATTGTGGCGGGAACTGAGCAGGCTACGAGGATATACAAGGATTCACCTGCATTGGCTGAAGTTCTGGACCTATACAACTGGCTTTTTACTTCCGACTACGGTAAAAAGTGGTTTTCAAAGGTTGCCAAGGTGATGCCGCCCATAAACGGTGGGGATATGTCAAAAATGCAGATTGCAAAAGAATTTGAGACATCTAAAAAGGAAAATAGGGTTGGAGATATGTATGTAAACTATGTGACTGATGATTTTCATCAGAAGTTCGGAGAAATAATGCAGGGATATATTGCAAAAACTTTTACAAAGGAGCAGGCGGTTAAGGAAATTGAAAATTCGTTTAAGAAAACAAATAAAGAAAAATAG
- a CDS encoding ABC transporter ATP-binding protein, which produces MQTLKKFIRFYKPYKKLFFVDMLCALIASAIDLAFPQILNLLTKDVFTGSSSQIIRSLWIIGIGLILMYIVRYFCQYFITSWGHIMGARMESDMRQELFDHYQKLSFSYYDKNNTGEMMSKLISDLFDITELAHHGPENFFISAIKIIGSFILLAMINVPMTLILLAVTLIMGVFSLFKNRKMRSVFFDNRKKIANVNSRLQDSLSGIRVVQSFANEEIEKDKFCESNLKFLDSKKDSYFIMGSFHAGNSFFQGLLYTVVLVSGGFFIAKGTLRAADLAIYALYIGIFLNPLDVLINFTEAFQKGLSGFRRFLDVVETKPEILDRKGAKPLVNPRGDISYNNVSFRYENDSEVLDNVNISIKAGKTIAFVGPSGGGKTTLCSLLPRFYDVTEGQITIDGKDIRDITLKSLRNCIGIVQQDVYLFAGSIGENIAYGKPDASEQEIIQAAKNANIHDFVMSLEDGYDTYVGERGTRLSGGQKQRIAIARVFLKNPPILILDEATSALDNESERHIQASLEHLAKNRTTIVIAHRLSTIRNADEIIVINQSGIQERGTHDELLNLNGLYSKYYNMQFEGLGD; this is translated from the coding sequence ATGCAAACTTTAAAAAAATTTATCAGATTTTATAAACCCTATAAAAAACTTTTCTTTGTAGATATGCTTTGTGCACTTATTGCCTCTGCTATAGACCTTGCTTTTCCACAGATATTGAATCTATTGACAAAGGATGTATTCACAGGCAGTTCTTCTCAAATAATACGGTCACTATGGATAATAGGCATAGGTTTAATCTTAATGTATATAGTGAGGTATTTCTGCCAGTATTTTATAACCTCATGGGGACACATAATGGGGGCCCGTATGGAAAGTGACATGCGTCAGGAATTATTCGATCACTATCAGAAGCTGTCTTTTTCATACTACGACAAAAACAACACGGGAGAGATGATGTCAAAGCTCATTTCCGATTTGTTCGATATAACCGAGCTGGCCCATCATGGCCCTGAAAACTTTTTCATTTCCGCTATAAAGATAATAGGTTCTTTTATACTGCTGGCAATGATTAATGTGCCAATGACACTGATTCTTCTTGCAGTTACTTTAATTATGGGTGTTTTCAGCCTTTTTAAGAACAGAAAAATGCGATCAGTATTTTTCGATAACAGAAAAAAGATAGCCAATGTTAATTCACGTTTGCAGGACAGCCTGTCAGGAATCAGGGTGGTCCAATCCTTTGCAAATGAAGAAATTGAAAAGGACAAATTCTGCGAAAGTAATTTGAAATTTCTGGACTCAAAAAAGGACAGTTATTTTATAATGGGAAGCTTTCACGCAGGAAATTCTTTCTTTCAGGGGCTGCTCTACACTGTAGTACTGGTCAGTGGGGGCTTCTTTATAGCCAAAGGTACTCTAAGAGCGGCAGATCTTGCCATTTATGCACTGTATATAGGCATTTTCCTTAATCCCCTTGATGTTCTCATAAACTTTACCGAGGCGTTTCAGAAGGGACTTTCGGGCTTCAGGCGTTTTCTTGATGTAGTGGAGACAAAGCCTGAAATATTGGACAGAAAGGGTGCAAAACCACTGGTGAACCCACGTGGGGATATCAGCTATAATAATGTCTCATTCAGATATGAGAATGACTCTGAAGTACTGGATAACGTGAATATTTCCATAAAAGCAGGAAAAACAATTGCATTTGTAGGACCCTCCGGGGGAGGCAAAACTACCTTATGCTCTCTTCTTCCTCGATTTTATGATGTAACAGAAGGACAAATAACAATCGACGGAAAAGATATCAGAGATATAACTCTCAAGTCCCTTCGAAACTGTATCGGAATTGTCCAGCAAGATGTTTACTTATTTGCTGGAAGCATCGGCGAAAACATCGCATACGGAAAACCCGATGCATCAGAACAAGAAATAATCCAAGCCGCTAAAAATGCAAACATACATGACTTTGTTATGAGCCTTGAAGACGGTTATGACACATATGTAGGCGAACGAGGGACACGCCTTTCAGGGGGACAGAAGCAGAGAATTGCCATTGCCCGTGTATTTTTAAAGAATCCGCCTATTCTTATTTTGGACGAAGCCACCTCTGCGTTGGATAATGAAAGTGAACGCCATATACAGGCTTCTTTGGAACATCTTGCAAAAAACCGTACTACAATAGTAATAGCTCACAGACTTAGTACAATCCGTAACGCAGATGAAATAATCGTTATCAACCAAAGCGGAATTCAAGAAAGAGGTACTCATGATGAACTGCTAAACCTCAACGGCTTGTATTCAAAGTATTACAACATGCAATTCGAAGGATTAGGTGACTAA
- a CDS encoding MerR family transcriptional regulator: MAEPKRCKECNGIFQYVTSKQLCLSCSQKDEFEFRRIKEFLKDNPKSSVSMVASSLDISVSHIQKFIDEGRLEIVVK, translated from the coding sequence GTGGCTGAACCTAAACGCTGTAAAGAGTGTAACGGCATCTTCCAGTATGTAACCAGTAAGCAACTATGTTTAAGTTGCAGTCAGAAAGACGAATTCGAATTCCGGCGTATTAAAGAATTTTTGAAGGACAATCCAAAATCTTCTGTAAGTATGGTAGCCTCTTCTCTTGATATAAGCGTGTCACATATACAGAAGTTTATCGATGAGGGAAGGCTGGAAATAGTCGTTAAGTAA
- a CDS encoding DUF378 domain-containing protein has protein sequence MRTPLDRVALVLIIIGALNWLSVGLFRYDLVGAIFGPASLITRAIFVIVGIAGLYSISLLFRENDEAVRQQ, from the coding sequence ATGAGAACACCATTGGATAGAGTTGCATTAGTACTCATTATAATCGGAGCTCTTAACTGGCTTTCTGTAGGGTTATTCCGCTATGATCTTGTAGGTGCAATTTTCGGACCCGCTTCGCTAATTACACGAGCAATTTTCGTCATTGTCGGTATCGCAGGGCTGTACAGTATCAGTCTTCTTTTCAGAGAAAATGATGAGGCCGTAAGGCAGCAATAG
- a CDS encoding MerR family transcriptional regulator gives MDYSIKQVSEKTNLKAHVLRYYEREGLLPDISRSESGIRRYSEEDLEWLGLVCCLKNTGMSIKQIRDFVALSAQGKETLRQRCDMLIEHRKNVESQIEEMHNHLKKVTHKIEYFTSQYEEYLHS, from the coding sequence ATGGACTATTCAATAAAGCAAGTATCAGAAAAGACAAATTTAAAGGCACATGTTTTACGCTATTATGAAAGAGAAGGACTTCTTCCTGATATATCCCGAAGCGAAAGCGGAATACGTCGTTATTCTGAAGAGGATCTCGAATGGCTTGGCCTGGTATGCTGCCTAAAGAATACCGGAATGTCCATAAAGCAGATCAGGGATTTCGTTGCATTGAGTGCTCAGGGAAAGGAAACCTTGAGGCAGCGTTGTGATATGCTCATAGAGCATAGAAAGAATGTTGAAAGTCAAATTGAGGAAATGCATAACCACCTTAAAAAAGTTACTCATAAAATAGAATATTTTACTTCCCAGTATGAGGAGTATCTACATAGCTGA
- a CDS encoding DUF6873 family GME fold protein, with protein MNVLRMPNLPEGNVSCVLLDSRAPRKIIDGLKNRGIEIIPIPAHPDVYPAVSCHPDIMFHHIMGNIIVYAPNTPPYLIEYICKMGFKMIEGETFLKNKYPGTIAYNVARVGDFAFHNTKYTDPVVKKLLEEQQIRLIHVNQGYSKCLTCVVDSSSMITSDREICRKAESVGMDVLLIEPDKSIKLEPFDMGFIGGATGLIAKNKLLFTGDITLHKNYKEINDFLSLKAVDMVIINDGHLIDLGTIIPIFQE; from the coding sequence ATGAATGTACTCAGGATGCCGAATCTGCCGGAGGGGAATGTTTCCTGCGTTTTGCTGGATTCGAGGGCTCCAAGAAAAATTATTGATGGATTAAAAAACAGAGGTATAGAAATCATCCCGATCCCTGCACATCCGGATGTTTACCCGGCTGTATCGTGTCATCCTGATATAATGTTCCATCATATAATGGGAAATATTATTGTTTATGCACCCAACACGCCTCCATATTTAATAGAATATATTTGCAAAATGGGATTTAAAATGATTGAAGGGGAAACTTTCCTCAAAAATAAATATCCTGGTACTATTGCATACAATGTTGCAAGAGTGGGGGATTTTGCATTTCATAATACCAAATATACTGATCCTGTAGTTAAGAAGCTTTTAGAGGAACAACAAATCCGGCTGATTCACGTAAATCAAGGATATTCCAAGTGCCTTACATGCGTTGTCGACAGCAGTAGTATGATAACCTCTGACCGAGAGATTTGCAGGAAGGCGGAATCGGTGGGAATGGATGTACTTTTAATTGAGCCGGATAAATCTATAAAGCTTGAACCCTTTGATATGGGATTTATCGGTGGAGCCACCGGACTAATAGCAAAAAATAAACTGCTTTTTACGGGAGATATTACCCTTCATAAAAATTATAAAGAAATAAATGATTTTTTAAGTTTAAAAGCTGTAGACATGGTTATTATTAATGATGGACATTTGATTGATTTAGGGACAATCATCCCCATTTTTCAGGAATAG